In the genome of Tissierellales bacterium, the window TTTCCATTGATTATATTTTGAAGTTCTACATGAGCAAAAGAACTAAGCATCCTTTGTACTAGCTGTTCTTTAGACATTTCTAAACTAAATACAGCTACCTTTGCATCCTCTTTTAAGGCACTATTCAAAGCAATATTAATACCTAATGCAGTTTTACCCATGGAAGGTCTCGCAGCTAATAACACTAAATCAGATTTTTGCAGTCCTGAAAGCTTATTATCTAAATCTATAAACCCTGTAGTTAGTCCAGTTATACCTCCACCTTTGGTTGCCATTTCCTCCATCTTTGAAAAACTTTCTAAAAGTGCATCTTTTATAGGTACAAAGCCTTCCCTATCTCTACCTTGAGTTATATCAAATATTCCCTTTTCCGCTTGTTCAATTATACTACCTACTTCTTCACTACTTTCATAGCTTTTTCCTACAATATCATCACAAGTTTTAATTAAACGTCTAAGTATAGATTTTTCTTCAACTATTTCACAATAATATTTTGTATTAGCAGTAGTAGATACACCACTAGAAAGATTCGCTAAATATGTTAATCCACCAACATTTTCTAAGGTTCCCCTATTTTTTAGTTCTTCTGGTAAGGTGATCAAGTCTACTGGCTCATTTTTATTGAATAAATTAATTATAGTTTCAAATATTTCTCTATTAGCTTCTCTATAAAAATCTTCTGGTTTTAATATTTCAATAGCCGTATTAATTGCAGTCTTGTCTATTATCATTGCCCCTAAAACTGATTGTTCCGCTTCTAAACTATGTGGAGAAACATTACCTAATACTTGTGCTTCGATTTTAACCACCCTACCTATTCTTGGTCAACATCAACTTTTATACTAGAAACTACATTTGGATAAACCTTTATTTCTACAATAGTTGTACCAAGAGTTTTAATATTATCCTTCATATCTATTTTTCTTTTATCTATGTTTATATTATGCTTTTCTTTTAAAGCGTCAGATATATCTTGAGAAGTAATTGAACCAAATAATCTACCTTCTTCTCCCGCCTTCTTTTTAAATTGAATTTCTATTTTATCTAGCTTTTCCTTTAATTTTAAAGCCTCTTCGTATTCAACTTCTGCCCTTTTCTCCTCCGCTTTTTGTCTTAGTTTCCATTCTTTTATATTTCCCTTTGTTGCTTCAGTAGCCATCTCTCTTGGAAATAAGAAATTTCTTGCATAGCCATCCTTTACAGTAACTAAATTTCCTTCTTTACCTAAACCTTTTACATCTTTTAATAGTATTACTTTCATTTTTTCTCACCTTCCCTTAAATATTCATCTATAGCATTAATTAATAACTTTTCTGCATTTTCTATACTTTCTTCCAATTGAACTCCAGCACTAGTTAAATGACCTCCGCCACCTAATTTTTCTAAAATTATTTGTACACTAATATCCCCTAAAGATCTTCCACTTATGTGAATTCTTCCATTAATTTTAGCTAATACAAAAGAAGCTTCTATTCCACTTATTGTTAATAATTCATTGGCTGATTGGGCAGCTATAAGTGTTGAATCTTCAGAAACCGAATTTAATTTTGCAATAGCTATATTATTAAATATTATAGAAGTATCTTTAATAACTTCTGCTTTTTTTATGAAGGTCTTAAAATCATCCCTAAATAATTGTCTTACAGAAGTAGTATCTGCACCAGCTCTTTTCAATATTGATGCGGCTTCAAAAGTTCTCACTCCCGTTTGAAATGTAAAGTTTTTAGTATCTACGGTTATTCCAGCAAGTAAAGCATCTGCTTCAAAGTTTGTCAATTCTAACTTATCTGTCATATAAAATAGAATTTCTGTTACCAGTTCGCAAGTAGAGGAAGCATAGGACTCTAAATATAAAAGTACAGGATCTTTTATAAAGTCCACTCCTCTTCTATGATGATCAATAAGTACTACTTTTTCTATCTTATCCAGAAGTTTAGGAGCTGCTGTATAATTAGGCCTATGGTTATCCACTACTACTAATAAGGAATTTTTCTCTACCTTTTCTAAAGCTTCATCTGGCGTAATAATTCGGTCTAGATATTCTGGTTGTTCTTTTTTCATTTTATCATATATATTAATTATAGAAGGGTTAACTCCCTCGAGAATCATATAACCTTTTTTTCCCCTAATTTCTATAGCTTTCATAACACCAATAGAAGCACCAAAAGAATCCATATCAGCCTGTTTATGTCCCATTACAAATACATTTTCCGATTGGTCGATAAGTTGTCTTAGAGCATAAGATATTACCCTAGCCCTAACTTTATTTCTTTTTTCAACAGCCTTAGTCTTCCCACCATAAAAATCTAATTTATCAATCTTCTTTACTACTGCTTGATCTCCACCTCGACCAAGGGCTATATCAATGGCTGCCTTTGCATAATTATAGCTTTCAATAGGATTCTTTCCATTAGTTCCTACTCCAATACTTAAAGTAATAGGAATTTTATTTCCTAAATTTATTTCTCTTATATCATCTAAAATATCAAATCTTCTTGTTTCTATTTGTCTTAAATATTTATTTTCAAATATAATCAAATATTTATCATTCTCATACTTTCTTGTAAACCCACAAACTTCATTAGCATATGAATTAAGTTTTTTATCTATTTCAGCCAATACTATAGGTCTATTTACATCATCTGTAGAACTTTTAACTTCATCATAATTGTCTATATAAGCTAAACATACTACTAATTTCTCATCACTATACCTTTCCTTAAGATAACTGAAACTTGTATTATCTATCCAATAAAGCATAATGATTTTTTTTGCATCCCTAGCTGTTTTATTTACTTCTACTATATTAAAAAATACTTTATATTCCTTCTTCTTAAAATTAATTTCTAGAAAACTACCTTTTTCCTTTTTTAATACTTCTTCTAAATTAAAACCTGGTATTAAATTTTTTATATTTTTATTTAATATATCTTTCTTTTCTACTATATTTAAAAATTTTGTATTATACCAACTCACAGTTCCATCTATTTCCATTATAGTAAGTGGAAAAGGCATATTAAATACAGCATGTTTTGTAGCAGAATCAAATTCTTCAGTATAACTTTCAATAAATTTACTCCACTCTTCTTCTTGTATATGGGAGTATTTCCAGTTATCATATATTAAATATGCCAATAAAATTCCGCCAATAAATGATAATACTGGTTCATATATTGCCAATATAATTACAAGAATACCTATTATCCATAAATATCTAGTTTTATTTGGGGGTTTTGAAAAACCTCTATCTTGCATTTTTTACCTCCTATTTAGACTTTATACTGACCCCTAAATCCTTCTAAAATTGAATATTACATCCAATAATCCTAAAAGTGATATAAAGCCTCCTAAAGGAATAAGTATAACAATAACCACCATTATTATGGTTTTTAGTACTCTAGACAGTTTTGTTCTATTTAATAAATATAGAATGACCGCTAGCCCTTGTAAGAAAAATATAAAGGCCACAAACATTGTTACATTTATAAAAATAGTCTCATGATAAAAAATCCCAAACTTCTTTAATAACCAGGAACCTAAAAACATAGCAATTGTACCTAATATTGCACTACCTGGCAGTCTAAAATATGAAATTTTGGGTATATTAACTTCTTTATAACCTAGTCTTTTTAATACAGATGATGATATTAAAAAATTTAAATATGCTGTAAACATAGAAAATAATATAAACATTGAAGGCAATATAAGAATCATATAATCAAATGCATCTTTAAGTAATCCCTCTGTTTTATACAACTCATATTTTGATAAACCCATGCCTTTCATAGTATCTATTTGCATTTTCATAACTTGCCTAAAAGTTTCATCCATTTGATTTACAAAATCTATACCTAATACTTTACCTAATAATTGTATAGCAATTAAGTAAGATATTAATGAAACAATAGTAGTTATTACTAAAATATGTTGAGATGATCTTTTCTTCTTTATTAAATAAGTTAATACTATACTTAAAGGTCCAAAAATTAATAAAATAAAAGCGCCGGTATATGGGTCTGTTAATATTCCTACAACTATGCTAGAGGCTAATATACTTAATATATTGTGCTTAATTCCATTTTTAATTCCTAATACTACAAAAGGAATAGGATATAGTATAGCTATTATAGGAATAAAAGATAATCCTAGTAATATATATATAGTCATTATAGTAGCAATTAAAACTGATTCAGTAAAAGCTTTTGTTCTTTTGTTTTTATTATTATTGTTATTATCGTTATTAAAACCCAATATTTACACTCCTA includes:
- a CDS encoding DnaB-like helicase N-terminal domain-containing protein, encoding MVKIEAQVLGNVSPHSLEAEQSVLGAMIIDKTAINTAIEILKPEDFYREANREIFETIINLFNKNEPVDLITLPEELKNRGTLENVGGLTYLANLSSGVSTTANTKYYCEIVEEKSILRRLIKTCDDIVGKSYESSEEVGSIIEQAEKGIFDITQGRDREGFVPIKDALLESFSKMEEMATKGGGITGLTTGFIDLDNKLSGLQKSDLVLLAARPSMGKTALGINIALNSALKEDAKVAVFSLEMSKEQLVQRMLSSFAHVELQNIING
- the rplI gene encoding 50S ribosomal protein L9; translation: MKVILLKDVKGLGKEGNLVTVKDGYARNFLFPREMATEATKGNIKEWKLRQKAEEKRAEVEYEEALKLKEKLDKIEIQFKKKAGEEGRLFGSITSQDISDALKEKHNINIDKRKIDMKDNIKTLGTTIVEIKVYPNVVSSIKVDVDQE
- a CDS encoding DHH family phosphoesterase, with translation MQDRGFSKPPNKTRYLWIIGILVIILAIYEPVLSFIGGILLAYLIYDNWKYSHIQEEEWSKFIESYTEEFDSATKHAVFNMPFPLTIMEIDGTVSWYNTKFLNIVEKKDILNKNIKNLIPGFNLEEVLKKEKGSFLEINFKKKEYKVFFNIVEVNKTARDAKKIIMLYWIDNTSFSYLKERYSDEKLVVCLAYIDNYDEVKSSTDDVNRPIVLAEIDKKLNSYANEVCGFTRKYENDKYLIIFENKYLRQIETRRFDILDDIREINLGNKIPITLSIGVGTNGKNPIESYNYAKAAIDIALGRGGDQAVVKKIDKLDFYGGKTKAVEKRNKVRARVISYALRQLIDQSENVFVMGHKQADMDSFGASIGVMKAIEIRGKKGYMILEGVNPSIINIYDKMKKEQPEYLDRIITPDEALEKVEKNSLLVVVDNHRPNYTAAPKLLDKIEKVVLIDHHRRGVDFIKDPVLLYLESYASSTCELVTEILFYMTDKLELTNFEADALLAGITVDTKNFTFQTGVRTFEAASILKRAGADTTSVRQLFRDDFKTFIKKAEVIKDTSIIFNNIAIAKLNSVSEDSTLIAAQSANELLTISGIEASFVLAKINGRIHISGRSLGDISVQIILEKLGGGGHLTSAGVQLEESIENAEKLLINAIDEYLREGEKK
- a CDS encoding YybS family protein, with the protein product MGFNNDNNNNNKNKRTKAFTESVLIATIMTIYILLGLSFIPIIAILYPIPFVVLGIKNGIKHNILSILASSIVVGILTDPYTGAFILLIFGPLSIVLTYLIKKKRSSQHILVITTIVSLISYLIAIQLLGKVLGIDFVNQMDETFRQVMKMQIDTMKGMGLSKYELYKTEGLLKDAFDYMILILPSMFILFSMFTAYLNFLISSSVLKRLGYKEVNIPKISYFRLPGSAILGTIAMFLGSWLLKKFGIFYHETIFINVTMFVAFIFFLQGLAVILYLLNRTKLSRVLKTIIMVVIVILIPLGGFISLLGLLDVIFNFRRI